In Fulvia fulva chromosome 10, complete sequence, a single window of DNA contains:
- a CDS encoding putative beta-glucosidase G: MTLITPWQLGSVLLSVSSVTLAQNFSINYPGPAWVDAEYDSSPAVYPSHTANATGSGWEAAFSQAQDFVSQLTLQEKAFLVTGTTGPCVGNIGSIPRLGFNGLCLQDGPLAIREADYASVFPAGLTVAASWDRNLARVRGQQLGDEFRNKGAHVLLGPVAGPLGRSAYGGRNWEGFSPDPWLTGVMMEETIEGVQEKGVQACAKHFIGNEQEVQRNPSTNDDGVTIEAVSSNIDDRTMHELYLWPFANAVRSGAASMMCSYQRINGSYGCQNSKTQNDLLKDELGFQGYVVSDWGATHSGYQAINAGEDMDMPGSLGRGSSSISSFFGGNITNNVNNGSLSIDRVDDMIRRIMTPYFFLKQDEDFPPIDGSSPALNNNNPSQYNYTFNLGPSDVDVRDDHADLIRELGAAGIVLLKNTNNTLPLKKPKNIGVFGNAAGDITEGLYSLGNRDLGEFGYESGVLAVGGGSGTGRLTYVISPLEAIKARAAQQKKNNALVQYLLNNTLITNGGGFNILYPRPPEVCLVFLKTWATEGDDRTSLRVDWNGTGVVETVASRCSNTIVVTNSGGLNVLPFADHPNVTAILAAHFGGQEAGNSIADVLWGDINPSGRLPYTIAHEESDYDFADITNSTALLNTSDPLAWKSDFKEKLLIDYRWFDYFNTSVQYEFGYGLSYTTFSMADLSISKTAQGTLSPAPPEQKIVPGGNPALWESVYKVTATITNTGSVAGAAVPQLYLGIPSPAGDDVTPVKALRGFDKIMLDCGESKTVTFDLARRDISHWDVVTQQWTIGSGAVQVMAGFSSRDIKATGSFTPFS; encoded by the exons ATGACTCTTATTACGCCATGGCAGCTTGGTTCTGTCTTGCTAAGCGTGTCTTCTGTTACGCTAGCCCAGAACTTTAGCATCAACTACCCCGGACCAGCATGGGTAGACGCTGAGTATGATAGCAGTCCAGCTGTGTATCCTTCTC ACACAGCCAACGCCACAGGCAGCGGATGGGAAGCTGCTTTCTCTCAAGCACAAGACTTCGTATCTCAACTTACCCTGCAAGAGAAAGCCTTCCTCGTCACCGGCACCACAGGTCCATGTGTTGGCAACATCGGCTCGATTCCACGACTTGGCTTCAACGGCTTGTGCTTACAAGACGGTCCGCTCGCGATCCGCGAGGCGGACTACGCTTCCGTCTTCCCAGCAGGCTTGACTGTAGCCGCCTCATGGGACCGTAACTTGGCTCGTGTTCGTGGACAACAGCTTGGAGATGAGTTTAGGAACAAAGGAGCTCATGTTCTCCTGGGACCTGTTGCTGGTCCGCTGGGTAGATCGGCGTATGGTGGGAGGAACTGG GAGGGCTTCTCGCCTGATCCATGGCTTACTGGAGTGATGATGGAAGAG ACCATCGAAGGTGTTCAGGAGAAGGGCGTTCAAGCATGCGCGAAACACTT TATCGGGAATGAACAGGAAGTCCAACGCAACCCAAGCACGAACGACGACGGCGTGACCATCGAAGCAGTGTCCTCCAACATCGACGACCGTACAATGCACGAGCTCTACCTCTGGCCTTTCGCCAATGCAGTCCGAAGCGGTGCAGCTTCGATGATGTGCAGCTACCAACGCATCAACGGATCGTATGGTTGTCAAAACAGCAAGACCCAGAACGACCTGCTCAAAGACGAGCTGGGCTTCCAAGGATAT GTCGTCAGTGATTGGGGCGCCACACACTCAGGCTACCAAGCCATCAACGCCGGCGAAGACATGGACATGCCAGGCAGTCTCGGACGCGGCTCCTCTTCCATCTCCTCCTTCTTCGGCGGAAACATCACGAACAACGTCAACAATGGCAGTCTCTCGATCGACCGCGTAGACGATATGATTCGCCGTATCATGACGCCCTACTTCTTCCTCAAGCAGGATGAAGACTTCCCACCCATCGACGGCAGCTCGCCAGCTCTCAACAACAATAACCCATCGCAGTACAACTATACCTTCAACCTCGGTCCTTCAGACGTGGACGTAAGGGATGATCATGCTGATCTCATTCGCGAGCTGGGTGCGGCTGGTATTGTGCTGTTGAAGAATACGAACAATACTTTGCCGCTCAAGAAGCCGAAGAATATCGGTGTATTTGGTAATGCTGCTGGCGATATCACTGAAGGCCTGTACTCCCTCGGTAACAGAGATCTTGGCGAGTTCGGCTACGAGTCTGGTGTGCTGGCTGTCGGTGGTGGATCTGGAACTGGAAGGTTGACGTATGTCATCTCGCCACTTGAGGCGATCAAGGCGAGAGCGGCGCAGCAGAAGAAGAATAATGCGCTGGTGCAGTATCTGCTGAACAACACGCTGATCACGAATGGTGGTGGCTT CAACATCCTGTACCCACGACCACCAGAGGTCTGCCTTGTCTTCCTCAAGACGTGGGCAACAGAAGGCGATGACCGCACCTCCCTACGAGTCGACTGGAACGGCACCGGCGTAGTCGAGACAGTAGCATCGCGATGCTCGAACACGATCGTCGTCACGAACTCTGGTGGTTTGAACGTCCTGCCATTCGCGGATCACCCCAACGTCACGGCCATTCTCGCAGCTCACTTTGGTGGACAGGAGGCGGGAAACAGTATCGCCGAC GTCCTGTGGGGCGACATTAACCCAAGTGGTCGCCTTCCCTACACCATCGCTCACGAGGAGAGTGACTACGACTTTGCCGACATTACGAATTCCACAGCTCTTCTGAATACCTCAGATCCGTTGGCGTGGAAGTCTGACTTCAAGGAGAAATTGCTGATCGATTATC GCTGGTTTGACTACTTCAACACAAGCGTCCAGTACGAGTTCGGCTATGGTCTCAGCTACACCACTTTCTCGATGGCGGATCTCAGCATCTCCAAAACCGCACAAGGCACCTTGTCACCCGCCCCGCCAGAGCAGAAGATTGTACCGGGTGGTAATCCTGCTCTGTGGGAGTCGGTCTACAAAGTCACGGCGACGATTACGAACACTGGTTCTGTGGCAGGCGCGGCTGTGCCACAGCTGTACCTGGGTATACCGAGTCCAGCCGGTGACGATGTCACGCCTGTCAAGGCACTGCGGGGCTTTGACAAGATTATGCTCGACTGTGGTGAGAGCAAAACTGTGACTTTCGATCTTGCGAGGAGAGACATCAGTCATTGGGACGTTGTTACTCAGCAGTGGACCATTGGGAGTGGTGCTGTGCAGGTTATGGCTGGATTCTCGAGTCGCGACATCAAGGCAACGGGATCATTCACGCCATTTTCATAG
- a CDS encoding Minor extracellular protease vpr, protein MACTTPLRAAIPLLCETCRKYAIMSYCFVVFTCYFLVLVHSTKLIVEVYSLNDVSKAASYLQQRQIPCLDSSMEVAVHRRYTNTIFPGLAIDVSSGHHQTVDTLKECISALPQVVNVWQSHTYKLSSSRHAPRSTSPQKLNPGIFHELTGVDKLHEQGIKGQGVVIGIIDEGVDYLHPAFGRGLGENFTVQYGLDLAGDAYAAGIDPVPDPDPYAECSFHGTHVTGIATGAQEDIGYVGVAPEAKVEHYRITGCDDSAPLRADVIVDAILAAHRREVDVMSISLDQRTGPFDDDVVSAVLERIAKEDKIVVVVSAGNEGWQGPFSATSPASAKGVISVGAVNAKQVVYSTPRARYRVLGGKQWHDFAWSTATPSRFPASLELHALTLNTNVEDDACNELKGDLDLSGRLVLVRRGTCNFDKKMMHLAARGAEYVLLYDNEADETLPFRYDNNFPGIKGAGSVTAKTGKQLISLRAAGSHIEMAMDSNFTLEPYLELDEADDTAGYVSSHGSWGPSGDLSLEPSLVAPGWDIWSTVPRSWGGYDTFSGTSMAAPYAAGCIALLRQVFPDVGAEVLARRLSSTAKPMRFNDGTNKTYDFLAPAWQQGGGLVNLPAATNVQTDVSLASLSFNDTHCLPGILTFELTNCGDGPASYSLRPQSAVTLAIFANSSHKTITSWTNKNTSSIADQEFLDSLLPQGQYADILLSPTNLILAAGETSVIEVAATLDKLKDLEARCPLYSGFVEVTSNRSETLTIPYGGIACRMADIASLPPGSKDTFLSAATFQQVEEGGNYGPQAIDANRTFTLPHPTAPVPELNSTMEYPTVILKLGMYSPAVQTGLVGMGCTPATCPIASYPERENTGRAGGYSRVTTSHLLWRGQLANGTWAHEGCCAFEVCAARMWHAGQDCLTTSSFCFYYAESG, encoded by the exons ATGGCCTGCACTACACCACTCAGAGCTGCCATCCCATTGCTCTGCGAGACTTGTCGGAAATATGCCATCATGTCCTACTGCTTCGTAGTCTTCACTTGCTATTTCTTGGTGTTGGTTCACAGCACAAAGCTCATCGTAGAAGTGTATAGCCTTAAT GACGTGTCCAAAGCAGCCAGTTATTTGCAGCAAAGACAGATACCATGCCTGGACTCTTCGATGGAGGTAGCAGTCCATCGTCGATACACAAACACCATCTTTCCAGGGCTAGCGATCGACGTTTCTAGCGGACATCACCAAACGGTAGATACGCTCAAGGAGTGCATCAGCGCTCTGCCTCAAGTTGTCAATGTCTGGCAGTCTCACACCTACAAGCTCTCTTCATCGAGACATGCCCCACGGTCGACATCGCCGCAGAAGCTCAACCCAGGCATCTTCCATGAGCTCACGGGAGTTGACAAACTCCACGAACAAGGCATCAAAGGTCAAGGCGTCGTCATCGGCATCATCGACGAGGGCGTGGACTACCTTCACCCAGCCTTCGGCAGAGGCCTCGGCGAGAACTTCACTGTCCAGTACGGTCTTGATTTGGCGGGAGATGCTTATGCTGCTGGAATTGATCCAGTTCCTGACCCTGATCCATACGCGGAGTGCAGCTTTCACGGCACCCACGTTACTGGCATTGCAACAGGGGCACAGGAGGATATTGGCTATGTTGGTGTCGCTCCAGAAGCCAAAGTCGAGCATTACCGTATCACGGGCTGTGACGATAGCGCTCCGCTCCGGGCTGATGTAATTGTCGATGCAATCCTGGCGGCACATAGACGAGAGGTCGATGTGATGTCCATATCTCTTGACCAGAGGACCGGACCCTTTGACGACGACGTGGTGTCTGCTGTGCTCGAGCGGATCGCAAAGGAAGACAAGATTGTGGTTGTGGTCTCTGCTGGTAACGAAGGCTGGCAAGGGCCTTTCTCTGCGACATCGCCAGCTTCGGCAAAGGGTGTGATCTCCGTGGGCGCGGTGAATGCGAAGCAAGTAGTGTATAGCACACCTCGAGCAAGGTATCGAGTGCTTGGCGGGAAGCAATGGCATGACTTTGCCTGGTCGACAGCTACACCTAGCAGATTTCCGGCATCGTTGGAGTTGCATGCTCTGACCCTCAACACAAACGTGGAGGATGATGCTTGCAATGAGCTCAAGGGGGACCTCGATCTTTCCGGACGGCTTGTGCTAGTCCGACGAGGAACCTGTAACTTTGACAAGAAGATGATGCACCTCGCCGCCCGAGGCGCAGAGTATGTCTTACTCTACGATAACGAGGCCGATGAGACTTTGCCGTTCAGATACGACAACAACTTCCCGGGTATCAAGGGCGCAGGAAGTGTCACGGCCAAGACGGGCAAGCAGCTCATCTCACTGCGAGCAGCCGGGAGCCATATCGAGATGGCCATGGACTCAAATTTCACCCTCGAGCCCTACCTCGAGCTGGACGAGGCTGACGATACTGCCGGATACGTCTCCAGTCATGGCTCCTGGGGTCCAAGCGGTGATCTTTCTCTCGAGCCTTCGCTTGTAGCGCCAGGATGGGACATATGGTCAACCGTGCCACGAAGCTGGGGCGGTTACGACACATTCTCAGGCACATCGATGGCAGCACCATATGCTGCCGGATGCATTGCGCTGTTGCGACAGGTGTTCCCAGACGTTGGTGCTGAGGTGCTGGCCAGGCGCCTGAGCAGCACAGCCAAGCCGATGAGGTTTAATGATGGCACCAACAAGACGTACGACTTCCTGGCACCTGCTTGGCAGCAAGGGGGCGGACTTGTGAATTTGCCCGCTGCGACGAATGTCCAGACCGATGTGTCCCTGGCCAGTCTTTCGTTCAACGATACACATTGCTTGCCAGGCATCTTGACGTTCGAGCTGACAAATTGTGGCGATGGTCCAGCTTCATACAGCCTCAGGCCACAATCTGCCGTGACGCTCGCAATCTTCGCAAACTCCAGCCACAAGACCATCACAAGCTGGACGAACAAGAATACTTCTTCAATCGCAGACCAGGAATTCCTAGACTCCCTGCTTCCACAAGGACAGTACGCAGACATCTTGTTGTCTCCAACAAACCTGATCTTGGCCGCTGGTGAGACCTCTGTGATCGAAGTTGCGGCAACACTTGACAAGCTCAAAGATCTGGAAGCCAGGTGTCCGCTCTATAGTGGTTTCGTCGAGGTGACCAGCAACCGTAGCGAAACCTTGACGATCCCATACGGCGGTATCGCTTGCCGAATGGCTGATATAGCATCCCTCCCTCCAGGGTCAAAGGATACATTTCTCAGCGCAGCAACCTTCCAACAGGTCGAAGAAGGCGGCAACTACGGCCCACAGGCCATCGACGCCAACAGGACCTTCACACTGCCGCATCCTACCGCTCCCGTGCCAGAGTTGAACTCAACGATGGAGTATCCCACCGTCATTCTCAAGCTCGGCATGTATAGTCCTGCGGTCCAGACCGGGCTTGTGGGGATGGGATGTACACCAGCGACATGTCCGATAGCTTCGTATCCAGAGAGGGAGAATACTGGTCGCGCTGGTGGATACAGCAGAGTCACCACCAGCCATCTTCTATGGCGAGGCCAGTTGGCGAACGGGACCTGGGCGCATGAGGGATGCTGTGCTTTCGAGGTTTGTGCTGCGAGAATGTGGCATGCTGGGCAGGACTGCCTCACTACTTCGAGCTTTTGCTTCTATTATGCAGAGAGTGGGTAA